Genomic DNA from Candidatus Poribacteria bacterium:
CCCCTTGGTGATGCTCTCGATGATCGTCGGCATCACGGGGCTGGGCGATGTCCGGAACCTCGGCTCCATCGGCTGGCGAACGATCGTCTACTTCATGGTGACTACGGCGATGTCCGTGGCGCTGGGGCTCATCCTTGTCAACGTTATCCAGCCAGGTAAAGGCATCAAGCCCGGCGAGGAGCACAGCAGCTCTCCTTACGCCGTTGAGGGCGACTCCGGCAGGACGGTGCGCGTCCCGCCCGGTTCATGGGAGCGGGTCTCCTACGAGGGTTACGTCGGCAAGTACGTATTGGTCCTGACGGATCAGAACGTGCAGGGTACGATCCAGGAGGTCGCTTCGGACAGCGTCACGGTTCGATTCTGGGAGTCCCTCGACGCCCAGGGCGTCACCTATGTCCGCGCCGACGATGGCACGAGGCTGCCGTTCCGCCGTATCGATGGGAAGCTCGTGTCGGCGGAACCTGAGATCGCCCCGAGCGGCGTCGGCTATCGCATCGCGCTGCCCATCGCCGAGCAGGTACGAGGCAAGGAAGAACGCGGCGTCGGGAACACAATCCGCGAAGTCGTAGTCAGCATGATTCCGCGCAACGTCTTCTCCGCGATGGCACACGCGGACGTGCTTCCGCTGATCGTCTTCTCTTTGTTGATCGGGGCTGTGCTCTCCGTCTTGGGGGAACGCGGTCGCCTGGTGATCGATGTGTTCTCCGTTCTGAACGACGCGGTCATGCGCCTGGTCGGATGGCTGATGGTCGTCGCTCCGGTTGGCATCTTTGGGCTCGTGGCGGCGCGGATCGGCAGGGCCGGCGGCTTCGAGGGGTTCCTACCGGAGCTGGCGGCTCTGGGTAAGTACTCGGGGACCGTCATCGTGGGTCTCGTGATCCATGGAGCCGTGACGCTGCCGCTCATCTTGTGGATCTTCGGCAAGCGACGTCCATGGCAGTTCGCCAGAGGCGTGGGCACGGCGTTGCTGAACGCGTTCTCGACAGCCTCCAGCTCGGCGACATTGCCACTGACCATGCAGGGCGTCGAGGAGGACAACGGCATCTCGAACCGCACGGCGAGCTTCGTTCTGCCGCTGGGAGCGACGATCAACATGGATGGGACGGCGCTCTACGAAGCCGTCGCCGCCATGTTCATCGCTCAGGTCTATGGCATCACGCTGGGTCCCATTCAGCAGGTTGTCGTCTTTCTGACGGCGACATTGGCGGCGATCGGCGCGGCTGGCATCCCTGAAGCCGGTCTCGTGACGATGGTCATCGTGCTTCGAGCCGTGGGGCTGCCCATCGAAGGGATCGCGCTCATTCTCGCCGTCGATTGGCTGCTGGATCGGTTCCGCACGACGGTGAACGTCTGGGGCGATGCGGTCGGCGCTGGCGTCATCGAGACGTACGAGACACGCGACGAGGAACGCGCCGCCGCAGGATAGCGATCGCGTGCATGTGCTTGCGATGCGGGCTATCGTACGGGGCGAAGGGTCAAGTGTCCACCCGGCTTGGAGGTCGCTCCGATGGCGCGCCGACGTCGCAGTCGCGGGCCCGCTCTGATTTCGCTGGCAGTTCATCTGCTCGTCGCGCTCGGACTGTCCGTCTATCTCAGCATCGCCGTGCCTCCCCAGGCTCCCACCGAGGCAATAGGCGTCGAGTTCGTGTCGTTGCCTGAGGCGCCACGTACCCAACGGCGTCGAGTTCTGCCGCGCTTCGAGCGGATGACGGAGGCGACACAGCCCACCCCTGAGTGGCAGCAGATGACGACGCGCGTGCCCCAGGCGATCATCCAGGGCCCGCGAGAGATCCTAGTCACGGCGAACCCGAACATGCCGACGATCAGCGCCAACCTCGCGACCGTCACGACGACAGCGCGACTGCCCAGCGACGTCTCCGGCATCTCCGTCCTGCAGGGCTCCCCGAATCGACCTACGCCGGGACGCGGGCTCCTGACCGGCGTGCAGCGACCCAGCGGGAGCGGTTTCGGGCGGAACATCGTCAACTCGACGGGCGTTTCGGCGACCTCGTTGGTACCTGGGAACTCGACGCGCGTCACAAATCGGGGATCGCCGACCGGTTCGTCATCGCCCTTCGCGAACCCGCTTCGACGTATCGGGGAGAGCATCGCCGAGGGGAGCCCGAGCGGCAAAGCCGACGCCGTGTTCGTCATCGACACCAGCGGCAGCATGGAGAACAACATCCGCCAGGTCGCGGATTCGCTGTTCGAGATGACGGATGCTCTGGAGCGCAACAGCATCGACTACCAGCTCGGAGTCGTCGAGTTCAAGGAGACGCAGTCGGGTGCGCACGTCCAGATGAGCGGCATGACCCGCGACGGCGAGCTCTTGCGACGGCGGCTCAACGCTCTCGGCGTCACCGGGAACGAGCGCGCACTCGACGCCCTCGCGCAGACGCTCAACCTGACCCAGTTCCGGGGCGATGCCGCCGTTCACCTCATCCTGGTCACTGACGAGCCCGCCACAACGCGCTGGACGGGCCCGAATGCCACCGTGGAGATTCGGCAGCGCATCCTCTCGCAGGCGAAGCAGCAAGACGTGCGCGTGCAAGTGCTGGGCTACAAGGAGCTCTTCCAGCGCCAGCTTGCCGCCCAGACCGGCGGCGTGTTCGAGGAGATTCCGGGAGGTCAGGCGCGCACCGGCGAGCTCGAAATCCCCGTCGATACGGTCGCGATGCGGAGCGACGCGCTGGCATCGACGTTTCGCACGATCGGGGCGAGCATCGTGCGAGCCGTGCGCCCCGAGGGGGAGAACTCCGGCGGCGTTGCGGATATCGCCCTGTTCGTCGACTACAGCAAGAGCATGCAGGGACGTATGCGCGCCGTGTCGATGGGCGTCAGCGCAATGGCATCGCTGATGCAGATCTCGAACGTGGACTTCACGGTGACGGTCGTGCGGTTCGCCGAATCGGCGGGACTGACGGGCAGCGGCGTCGGTGGCGTCGCGGTCTCGGCGATGCTGACGGATGTGCCGCAGATTCAGCAACAGCTTGCCTACCCAGCGGGAGGCGACGAACTCCTGCTGGACAGCGTCGCCAAGGGCATCTCCCAGGTGCGCGCGCGGCGGATCGCATCGCGGATCGCGGTCGTCGTGACGGATGAGCCGTCGTCGGGCGAGGGCGTGTCGCCGGACGCGTTCGTCGAAGCGATTCGCTCGACCGGCTACCGAGTCTACGCGGTCTGTCCGATCCCGCGCGGCTACGCCGATGGGCCCGTGCCGCGTCAAGCGGTGGATAACACGGGACTGGACGCGCTCATCCGCGCCGTCGCGGCGACGGGCGGGGAAGTGTACCCGATGCCGGAAGCACTCGATATGCGCGTGCCCGATCAGTAAACGGCTCCTACATCGGCAGATTCACGAGCTCGCCGCCCTGCTCGATAGACATATACGCCGCCTCGGCGACCTCGACCGCTGCCCTGCCATCCCACATCGTGATGGGCGTCTCGCGGCCCGCTAGGATCGCGTCGACGAATGCCCGGATCTCTGCTCGAACCGGCGTCTCGACCTTCAGCTCCGCCATCGGGATGCGGTGGCTCTCGCCCTCGAACGGCTTGATCTCGATGGCGTCGTCCTTCCCGCCCCAGATGCGCGGGAAGCTGATCGTCCCGCCCGTCAGATCGACGCGCCCGCCGTACCCGCCGATCGCCGTCGCGTGGTTCGAGTGCAGGAACCCGACCGCCCCCGACGCGAACTGCATCGACACGAGCGCGATGTCCGGATAGTCGAGCCCGCTGTCTGCGAACTTCCCGCCGACTGCCGAGACCGCCTTCACGTCGCCGCAGACGAAGCGCATGAAGTCGATCTCGTGGGCGTTCACCTCCATGAGGATGCCGCCGCATTTCGCGCGCTCCCATCTCCACGATGGGTGTCCCTTGCCCCACGGACCCCCGATCCGGTGGACGAGCATCGCCGTCGGCGTTCCGTACTCGCCGCTGGCGACGAGCTCGCGCACCTTCGAGTGAGTCGCGTGGAACCGGCAGACGTGCCCGATCTGGAAGCGCACTCCCGCCGTCTGGATCGCGTCGATCATCGCGTCGCAGTCGGCGACGTAGGGAGCCATGGGCTTCTCGCAGAAGATATGCTTGCCCGCGCGCGCTGCCGACTCGACCATGGGCCGATGCAGGAACGGCGGCGACGCGATGAGGACGGCATCCACGTCTCTCTGGGCGAGGAGCGCGTCATAGTCGAGGAACACCTCGGCATCGAGCTCCTTGCCGAGTGCGTTCGCGCGTTCTTCGGACACGTCGCTCACAGCGACGACCTTCGCGTGTTCCAGTTGGCTGGCGTTCCGCGCCAAGTCGCTTCCCATGCCTCCGCAGCCGATCTGACCCAGTCGGATGGTCTTCATTCTTAGGCTCCTACTCACGGATCGCCGAGCATTTGCGCGAGAGTACCACGCCATGGGCGTCGCCGTCGAGATCGCCATTCCGGGAGCCCGTCTCCGAGCGACGGACGACCGCAGAGAGCGCGTCCCGTTCGCGGCGAATTGCTTCCCTGGGGGTCTGGAACTACAATGCCGCCGTCTTCCGCGTCAGCCTCATTGGGCTGGGTCAGTCAACTCGGCGCGTGCGGGTCGCGGCTGCCACGGCGGAGTGAGGATCGCTGCCTGTGGACCACGTGGTCGCGCCCGTCGTGAATGCGTTCTCTGTGGATGTCGAGGGCTTCGTCGAAGCCAATCTCGAAGGCTTTCCGGCAGAAGTCGCGCGTCGGCACACTCACCGCCCGCACGAGGACGACGAGATACGCGAGAACACGGATAGCGTTCTCCGGCTCCTGGAAGGCGCGAACATCCGGGCGACCTTCTTCTTCCTCGGTCGTATCGCCCGCGATGCGCCCGATGTCGTTCGTAGTGTCGCCGATACGGGACACGAGATAGCGTGCCATGGTGACGAACACCGCCGACTGACCGGCATGGATCCGTCGGCGCTTGACGAAGCCGTTCGGCGCGCCAAGGCGGGATTGGAGGAGGTGTCGGGTCAGGCAATCATCGGCTTCCGTGCGCCGGATTTCTCGATCACGCGTGATTCGCTCTGGGCATTCGATATCCTGCAGCAGGCGGGATTCCTCTATGACTCAAGCGTCTATCCCATCGGCATTCACGATGTGTACGGAATCGCGGGGGCGGAAGCGGGCGTACACCGTCTTGCCAACGGGCTCGTCGAGTTCCCGCTCTCGACAGCGACGGTTTTCGGCCGCCGGATTCCGTTCGGCGGCGGAGGCTACTTCCGGTTCTATCCGATGGCACTCACGCGACGCCTGATACGGCACGCCAATGCCGAAGGGCGACCCGTGATGTTCTACATTCATCCCTACGAAGCGGGTCCCGTGGTTCCCGAAGTCGCCGAGCTTCCGTGGCTTCGGCGATTGCGTCACTACTATCGATCTGGTCGAGGCGGCGAACGGCTGGCGTCTCTTGTCCGAACGTCGCGGTTCGCCCCAGTAGCCGAGGTCTTGCGCCTGCACCATGCGCTCTAACGACGGCGGCGATGACTCTGGCCGCGTTCACGACTACTTCTCCCGCTCCGCAGAGCTCTTCGACTCCCTCTACGCCGACGGGAAGTCGAATCCGATCATGCGGCTCATCAATCGGGTGTTTCGGCGCGACATGTACATCCGCTACCTGTGGACACTCGAGCATATCCACCGCACAGGCGCGGAGTCCGCACTCGACGTCGGCTGCGGCTCCGGGCGCTACCTTCGCGCGATGGCGGACGCCAACGTCAGGCGACTCGTTGGCGTGGACTGCAGCGCGAGGATGCTTGAGCTCGCCGAAGCGCACACCGCGACCGCCCCGGATTCGGTTCGCATCGACCTCATCTGCTGCGACTTCTCGCAGTTCGAGACCAGCGAACGGTTCGACGTCATCGTGGCGATGGGGTTGTTCGACTACGTGGCTGATCCGGTTCCCGTTCTGATCAAGATGCGCTCGTTGGCGCGGCATTCGGTGATCGCGAGTTTCCCGAGCATCTCGCTCTACCGCACGCCGATCCGTCAGGCACGGTATTGGCTCAAAGATTGTCCGGTCTATTTCTATCGTCGGAACCGCATCGCGGCGCTTGGCGCATCCGCCGGATACTCGACGTGCGAAGTGCGCAAGATCCGCGGATCGGGTCAGGATTACGTCGCCACGTTCATTCCGTGATTCGGAACGCACTCGTAGTCCATTCGTCCGGGGAGCGCCATCCGAACGGAGCGCGCGCTTCGAGGCAGCGGGTTGCGCACTAGGCGCTTCGGACGGCGGCTCCTGCGCCATCCAGGTTCGTCAGGTACATCTCGGAGTACTTGCGCGACAGGACGACGCCCTGGGCTCCGGCTTCGAGCGCAGCGCGGACGGCGGCTCCTGTGCCGTCCGGCGTGCATCGCGCGTCGTTGGGACCAGTCGGGATGTCGATGTCGATGCCGGGCCAGATGTCGCACCGCTCTCGGACACCTGCGAGCGCGCGAAGCGTCTCGCGGCGGACGTACTCGGCGTTGAACCTGACCTGAGCTATGTCGCCGAACGGCGGCTGCGTGTCGTCATAGCCCAACACAGCGCATAGCCAGGCGTAGTTCGACTCCGCGCCGCTGTCCGCGAGCAGCGCCTTCGAGATGCCGTTCACGTAGCCCTGGAACCTGGGTCCCGCGCAGTTGTGGTACATCACGACCTTGATGAAGTCGGAGTAGCCCGCGAGGTCCCCATAGTCCTGCGTCGCGCGATAGAACGGGTTGAAGGAGTTCGCGTGATGGATGTGCCATCCGACCTGGACTCCGTGCTTGATCGCCTTCGCGCCGCCGTAGATCTCGCGGTAGAGCGAACGCTGGCTCTCCGCCCAGTGGCGCTCCCAACCCAGCACGTCGGGATGGTCGAGAAGCACTCGCCATGCGGCGACGAACGCTCCGTCGGATGGGATGCCATCCCGACGGAAGAGCTCTGAGAGAGCCCGAACGCCACGACGCGCTCGCTCGACATCGACGCCGCGCTCTCGCGCCAGCTGTCGGCAGTGGTCACAGAAACATCCGCCTCCGCCTCCTCCGCCGCTGAGGACCGTCGCCAGCGGACCTGTTCGCTCGCTGCAGAACGCGAGTCCGTCAAGCTCGTAGTGACGGCAGTAGTCCTCGACGATGGACAACCACCAAGCGCGGTAGTCGGGATGGTTCATGCAGGAGTTGCCGGTTCGTCTGCCCTGCGCATCGATCTCCGCGACCTGGACGAAGCTCGGCATGTTGCGGACGTGGGCGTAGTAGCTTTCCTCCATCCACGCGTAGCTCTTCATCCCGCGTTTGCGCGCCGCTGGAATGACCGCCTCGAAGAGGTCCCAGTCGCCATGTTCGGCGGCGCGCCCGGCGGCTCCCAAGGCTGTCGTCCGATAGTATTGCTCGTGAACCGTCGCGTAGTTGCCGCCAACCCAGTCGTGGTCGTATTCCTGGACGCCGTGGTCGGGCAGCGGATGGCCTGGTACCTGTCGTCCGCCGGTTCCGCGCGTCCACGTCGGCGATGCGAGGAACAGAGCGTTGACCGCTCCGCGCGCCTCGAGGATGTCCAGTGTCGACTCGATGCCTTCGTCCTGAAACGACACGGCTCCGATCTGAATCGCGATCGTACGGCTCATCGAGCGGCTCCTTCTCCGGCGGCATCAGCGTCCTCGGCGTCGTAGACGGCGCGCGTTCCGCGTGGGAAATCGGCGATATCGAACGACGGCTCGAACTCGGCGACGATGCGGACGTTGCGCTCCACTTCGTGCTCCCAGCGCATGCCGATGTTCGGCGCGTGAACGCGCGAGTCGGACAGCAGGAACCGGAGAGCGACTTCCGAGACATCGCACGCTTCCTGCCACTCCGGGGACAGGTTCCGCACAAGACGTTGGAAGATGCCCGACGTGAGCGAGCGCATCGTCAGAACGCCGACGTTTGC
This window encodes:
- a CDS encoding dicarboxylate/amino acid:cation symporter; translation: MNQSTPKPQSTSGHTRTLIGIVVAIIVGAAIGGWMPDVAVRTAILGEVFLNALMMIVVPLVMLSMIVGITGLGDVRNLGSIGWRTIVYFMVTTAMSVALGLILVNVIQPGKGIKPGEEHSSSPYAVEGDSGRTVRVPPGSWERVSYEGYVGKYVLVLTDQNVQGTIQEVASDSVTVRFWESLDAQGVTYVRADDGTRLPFRRIDGKLVSAEPEIAPSGVGYRIALPIAEQVRGKEERGVGNTIREVVVSMIPRNVFSAMAHADVLPLIVFSLLIGAVLSVLGERGRLVIDVFSVLNDAVMRLVGWLMVVAPVGIFGLVAARIGRAGGFEGFLPELAALGKYSGTVIVGLVIHGAVTLPLILWIFGKRRPWQFARGVGTALLNAFSTASSSATLPLTMQGVEEDNGISNRTASFVLPLGATINMDGTALYEAVAAMFIAQVYGITLGPIQQVVVFLTATLAAIGAAGIPEAGLVTMVIVLRAVGLPIEGIALILAVDWLLDRFRTTVNVWGDAVGAGVIETYETRDEERAAAG
- a CDS encoding VWA domain-containing protein is translated as MARRRRSRGPALISLAVHLLVALGLSVYLSIAVPPQAPTEAIGVEFVSLPEAPRTQRRRVLPRFERMTEATQPTPEWQQMTTRVPQAIIQGPREILVTANPNMPTISANLATVTTTARLPSDVSGISVLQGSPNRPTPGRGLLTGVQRPSGSGFGRNIVNSTGVSATSLVPGNSTRVTNRGSPTGSSSPFANPLRRIGESIAEGSPSGKADAVFVIDTSGSMENNIRQVADSLFEMTDALERNSIDYQLGVVEFKETQSGAHVQMSGMTRDGELLRRRLNALGVTGNERALDALAQTLNLTQFRGDAAVHLILVTDEPATTRWTGPNATVEIRQRILSQAKQQDVRVQVLGYKELFQRQLAAQTGGVFEEIPGGQARTGELEIPVDTVAMRSDALASTFRTIGASIVRAVRPEGENSGGVADIALFVDYSKSMQGRMRAVSMGVSAMASLMQISNVDFTVTVVRFAESAGLTGSGVGGVAVSAMLTDVPQIQQQLAYPAGGDELLLDSVAKGISQVRARRIASRIAVVVTDEPSSGEGVSPDAFVEAIRSTGYRVYAVCPIPRGYADGPVPRQAVDNTGLDALIRAVAATGGEVYPMPEALDMRVPDQ
- a CDS encoding Gfo/Idh/MocA family oxidoreductase, translated to MAISTATPMAWYSRANARRSVSRSLRMKTIRLGQIGCGGMGSDLARNASQLEHAKVVAVSDVSEERANALGKELDAEVFLDYDALLAQRDVDAVLIASPPFLHRPMVESAARAGKHIFCEKPMAPYVADCDAMIDAIQTAGVRFQIGHVCRFHATHSKVRELVASGEYGTPTAMLVHRIGGPWGKGHPSWRWERAKCGGILMEVNAHEIDFMRFVCGDVKAVSAVGGKFADSGLDYPDIALVSMQFASGAVGFLHSNHATAIGGYGGRVDLTGGTISFPRIWGGKDDAIEIKPFEGESHRIPMAELKVETPVRAEIRAFVDAILAGRETPITMWDGRAAVEVAEAAYMSIEQGGELVNLPM
- a CDS encoding DUF3473 domain-containing protein, translating into MDHVVAPVVNAFSVDVEGFVEANLEGFPAEVARRHTHRPHEDDEIRENTDSVLRLLEGANIRATFFFLGRIARDAPDVVRSVADTGHEIACHGDEHRRLTGMDPSALDEAVRRAKAGLEEVSGQAIIGFRAPDFSITRDSLWAFDILQQAGFLYDSSVYPIGIHDVYGIAGAEAGVHRLANGLVEFPLSTATVFGRRIPFGGGGYFRFYPMALTRRLIRHANAEGRPVMFYIHPYEAGPVVPEVAELPWLRRLRHYYRSGRGGERLASLVRTSRFAPVAEVLRLHHAL
- a CDS encoding class I SAM-dependent methyltransferase, translating into MRSNDGGDDSGRVHDYFSRSAELFDSLYADGKSNPIMRLINRVFRRDMYIRYLWTLEHIHRTGAESALDVGCGSGRYLRAMADANVRRLVGVDCSARMLELAEAHTATAPDSVRIDLICCDFSQFETSERFDVIVAMGLFDYVADPVPVLIKMRSLARHSVIASFPSISLYRTPIRQARYWLKDCPVYFYRRNRIAALGASAGYSTCEVRKIRGSGQDYVATFIP